TTTTTCAGTTCAAAACGCGGTGACACCAGACCGTACAGCGTCCAACCCATAAACGTCACCATCGCGCCATACAGCATCGCTTCCTGGCCGGAAGAGTAAAGTGCATAGAAGCTGTAAATGGCCCCGACCAGCGCCACAATATTGGCCACCTTCGCTTTGCCGGGTTCGACATTTGCCATTTTCTGTATGATCACCAGCGCCGCCATCGACAAGATATACGGAATGATATTGGTCACCACGGCCAAATTGACCAGCACGTTGAATTGACTGCTCAGCGACGGGCTAATGGTCATCAGCGACAAACCGCTCTGGAAAATAACAATCGCCAGCATTCCCTGAATCGGCGCTTCTGACTTGCTCACACGCGAGAAGATTTTTGGGAAATAACCGGAGTCCGCGGAGGATTTGAACACCTGCGCAATCGTGAACTGCCAGCCGAGCAGTGAACCGCAACAGGACATCACCATCAGCCCCATGATCACTTTCCCGACTTCCGGCGTAAACATCTGCGCAAAAGCCAGACCAAACGGCGCGGTGGAGTTTGCCAGATCCATATTCGGCACAATCCCGGCGATCACGTTGGTTGAAACGATATAAATCACCGCCGCGCCCAGCGTACCACCCAGCACCGCAATCGGCACGTTGCGCTCTGGGTTTTCCACCACTTCGGCGTTGGCACACGCCGATTCCAGCCCAAGAAATGCCCACAGCGTCATGGCAATCGATGACCCGACCGCGGTAAAGAACGGTACGTGATGTGGGTTCCAGGAGTTGGCGTACAGCGTTGGACTAAACCAGAACCAGCCGATAATGCAGAGCCCGACGACCGGGATGATCACTCCCCAGACGGTCACGCTGCTGATTTGCCCGGTAATGCGCGCACCGCCAAAGTTGGCGATAGTACAAAGCCACAGTACGCCAATGGTCGCGAGGCCGATCTGCACCGGCGTAAGCGCTGCACCAAACAGCTCCGTGCCATAGCCGACAGCAGAAATGGCAATTGCCACGTTAGCGATCAGCAGCGACACGCCGTAGGTGTAGTTGGCCATAAAGTTGCCCGACTTGCC
This sequence is a window from Enterobacter sp. 638. Protein-coding genes within it:
- the potE gene encoding putrescine-ornithine antiporter, which codes for MSKSNKMGVVQLTILTMVNMMGSGIIMLPTKLAEVGTISIISWLVTAVGSMALAWAFAKCGMFSRKTGGMGGYAEYAFGKSGNFMANYTYGVSLLIANVAIAISAVGYGTELFGAALTPVQIGLATIGVLWLCTIANFGGARITGQISSVTVWGVIIPVVGLCIIGWFWFSPTLYANSWNPHHVPFFTAVGSSIAMTLWAFLGLESACANAEVVENPERNVPIAVLGGTLGAAVIYIVSTNVIAGIVPNMDLANSTAPFGLAFAQMFTPEVGKVIMGLMVMSCCGSLLGWQFTIAQVFKSSADSGYFPKIFSRVSKSEAPIQGMLAIVIFQSGLSLMTISPSLSSQFNVLVNLAVVTNIIPYILSMAALVIIQKMANVEPGKAKVANIVALVGAIYSFYALYSSGQEAMLYGAMVTFMGWTLYGLVSPRFELKNKHS